Proteins from one Rosa chinensis cultivar Old Blush chromosome 7, RchiOBHm-V2, whole genome shotgun sequence genomic window:
- the LOC112180203 gene encoding uncharacterized protein LOC112180203 isoform X2 — protein MEEDGHGKRVSSSAVSSRLSAKAQPFRLNRFTAQPTWTSSLTSVDPCDSLIKSLSNVNLEEDPLPSALNFGLDSLQGSWFGQHSDSLACTNYAYETLLEQGKPVKKSKLYDENSESVHEKCSYLTMGRETPFTSSSTDPVDAGIFSSSAVNSVATSYEFPMSVMYSASMLQSYSQPELTYTTPAASWNRSNLTMTFGEVGLTKYDPCAANSTASQSPRYDAFLDLGLGSSDTRITFSPLNPILSKNAEVTGSFAVKCNDNSSKYSPPDIMDLHQLLYGEGKKTDHDKSPSDKGNERKCGKTVSSEGSDPLLTDKSDPQITLEKLYDKSSSEHQDAEAAVSLSTKLDGNDSDVDSPCWRGSLASRQTPLGVSRSLSSHSIENVQEASYSLNPLAPHFFPRPSKAIVNCYANECDADDFSSFKNSESGAVGAVSSFSKENTSVDKAGSKSSLSLNGMGTQTSNDIHEPKREYALLDKSGSYSALSEGISKLLSTDSKTDVSTVLNMMHDLSSFLVQNCSNDVLLNDHDLIQHIINNLCMCFQHRAGGKTPMPDFTVSGTPYFPNKSTEIIEAGCSKMGFQVTKTGALAVPHELDHQNVVGCLDITERMLNSFPSYSNVTGKSKDIIQVMGNAVRDSYSTKDEIDPQALVYKKLWLEAEATLRAMKYERCVMHEIGNGMAQSKQK, from the exons ATGGAGGAGGATGGTCATGGAAAGAGAGTCTCATCTTCTGCAGTGTCCTCTCGTTTGTCAGCTAAAGCTCAGCCCTTTAGATTGAACCGCTTTACTGCCCAACCCACTTGGACCTCTTCATTGACTTCAGTAGACCCTTGTGATTCCTTGATCAAATCCTTGTCTAATGTCAACTTGGAAGAAGATCCATTACCATCTGCATTGAATTTCGGGTTGGATTCATTACAGGGTTCATGGTTTGGCCAGCACAGTGACAGTTTGGCCTGCACCAATTATGCTTATGAGACCTTGCTTGAACAAG GAAAGCCTGTAAAAAAATCGAAACTCTATGATGAAAACTCTGAAAGTGTTCATGAGAAATGCAGTTATTTAACCATGGGAAGAGAAACGCCATTCACTTCAAGTTCCACAGACCCAGTAGATGCTGGAATTTTCTCTTCTTCAGCAGTAAATTCTGTGGCGACTTCATATGAGTTTCCGATGTCAGTTATGTACTCTGCATCCATGCTTCAGAGTTATTCTCAACCTGAGCTAACGTATACCACACCAGCTGCAAGTTGGAACCGTAGTAATTTGACAATGACTTTTGGTGAGGTTGGTTTGACAAAATATGATCCTTGTGCGGCTAATTCTACAGCTTCCCAGTCACCAAGGTACGATGCTTTTCTGGATCTGGGGCTTGGTTCATCAGATACCAGAATAactttttctcccttgaatCCCATTTTGTCAAAAAATGCTGAGGTTACAGGCAGCTTTGCAGTGAAATGCAATGATAATTCTTCTAAATACAGTCCTCCTGACATAATGGATCTTCATCAGCTGCTGTATGGTGAAGGCAAAAAGACTGACCATGATAAAAGTCCGAGTGATAAAGGAAACGAACGGAAATGTGGAAAAACTGTATCTAGTGAGGGTTCAGACCCGTTACTAACAGATAAGTCTGATCCACAAATCACTTTAGAGAAGCTTTATGATAAATCTAGTTCGGAACATCAGGATGCTGAGGCAGCTGTTTCTCTTTCAACAAAGTTAGATGGGAACGACTCTGATGTGGACTCACCTTGTTGGAGAGGAAGCCTGGCTTCTAGACAAACTCCACTTGGAGTTTCAAGGTCTTTGAGTTCACACTCTATTGAAAATGTACAAGAAGCAAGTTATAGTCTGAATCCGCTGGCGCCTCATTTTTTTCCTCGGCCTTCTAAAGCAATTGTTAATTGCTATGCAAATGAATGTGATGCGGATGATTTCTCATCTTTCAAAAACAGTGAATCTGGAGCTGTAGGGGCTGTTAGTTCATTCTCCAAGGAGAATACATCAGTTGATAAAGCAGGATCAAAGTCGTCATTATCGCTTAATGGAATGGGAACTCAAACTTCTAATGACATCCATGAACCAAAAAGAGAATATGCCCTGCTTGATAAATCAGGAAGTTACTCTGCGCTCAGCGAGGGTATATCCAAGTTATTGTCTACAGATTCAAAAACAGATGTTTCAACAGTGCTAAATATGATGCATGATCTGTCAAGTTTTCTTGTACAAAATTGTTCAAATGACGTTTTATTGAATGATCATGACTTGATCCAGCATATAATCAATAACCTATGTATGTGCTTCCAACATAGGGCTGGAGGAAAGACTCCAATGCCTGATTTTACTGTTTCAGGCACTCCATACTTTCCTAATAAGTCAACGGAGATCATCGAGGCGGGG TGCTCGAAGATGGGGTTTCAAGTAACAAAGACAGGGGCTCTTGCTGTTCCACATGAACTTGATCATCAGAATGTGGTTGGTTGTCTTGATATTACTGAGAGAATGTTGAATTCCTTTCCTTCATATAGCAACGTTACTGGGAAGAGCAAAGACATTATTCAG GTCATGGGAAATGCTGTGAGAGACAGTTATTCAACCAAGGACGAGATAGACCCACAAGCTTTAGTATACAAAAAACTGTGGCTCGAGGCTGAAGCAACATTGCGTGCCATGAAGTATGAAAGATGTGTGATGCATGAAATTGGAAATGGGATGGCGCAATCTAAACAAAAATAA
- the LOC112180203 gene encoding uncharacterized protein LOC112180203 isoform X1: protein MEEDGHGKRVSSSAVSSRLSAKAQPFRLNRFTAQPTWTSSLTSVDPCDSLIKSLSNVNLEEDPLPSALNFGLDSLQGSWFGQHSDSLACTNYAYETLLEQGKPVKKSKLYDENSESVHEKCSYLTMGRETPFTSSSTDPVDAGIFSSSAVNSVATSYEFPMSVMYSASMLQSYSQPELTYTTPAASWNRSNLTMTFGEVGLTKYDPCAANSTASQSPRYDAFLDLGLGSSDTRITFSPLNPILSKNAEVTGSFAVKCNDNSSKYSPPDIMDLHQLLYGEGKKTDHDKSPSDKGNERKCGKTVSSEGSDPLLTDKSDPQITLEKLYDKSSSEHQDAEAAVSLSTKLDGNDSDVDSPCWRGSLASRQTPLGVSRSLSSHSIENVQEASYSLNPLAPHFFPRPSKAIVNCYANECDADDFSSFKNSESGAVGAVSSFSKENTSVDKAGSKSSLSLNGMGTQTSNDIHEPKREYALLDKSGSYSALSEGISKLLSTDSKTDVSTVLNMMHDLSSFLVQNCSNDVLLNDHDLIQHIINNLCMCFQHRAGGKTPMPDFTVSGTPYFPNKSTEIIEAGCSKMGFQVTKTGALAVPHELDHQNVVGCLDITERMLNSFPSYSNVTGKSKDIIQMQVMGNAVRDSYSTKDEIDPQALVYKKLWLEAEATLRAMKYERCVMHEIGNGMAQSKQK, encoded by the exons ATGGAGGAGGATGGTCATGGAAAGAGAGTCTCATCTTCTGCAGTGTCCTCTCGTTTGTCAGCTAAAGCTCAGCCCTTTAGATTGAACCGCTTTACTGCCCAACCCACTTGGACCTCTTCATTGACTTCAGTAGACCCTTGTGATTCCTTGATCAAATCCTTGTCTAATGTCAACTTGGAAGAAGATCCATTACCATCTGCATTGAATTTCGGGTTGGATTCATTACAGGGTTCATGGTTTGGCCAGCACAGTGACAGTTTGGCCTGCACCAATTATGCTTATGAGACCTTGCTTGAACAAG GAAAGCCTGTAAAAAAATCGAAACTCTATGATGAAAACTCTGAAAGTGTTCATGAGAAATGCAGTTATTTAACCATGGGAAGAGAAACGCCATTCACTTCAAGTTCCACAGACCCAGTAGATGCTGGAATTTTCTCTTCTTCAGCAGTAAATTCTGTGGCGACTTCATATGAGTTTCCGATGTCAGTTATGTACTCTGCATCCATGCTTCAGAGTTATTCTCAACCTGAGCTAACGTATACCACACCAGCTGCAAGTTGGAACCGTAGTAATTTGACAATGACTTTTGGTGAGGTTGGTTTGACAAAATATGATCCTTGTGCGGCTAATTCTACAGCTTCCCAGTCACCAAGGTACGATGCTTTTCTGGATCTGGGGCTTGGTTCATCAGATACCAGAATAactttttctcccttgaatCCCATTTTGTCAAAAAATGCTGAGGTTACAGGCAGCTTTGCAGTGAAATGCAATGATAATTCTTCTAAATACAGTCCTCCTGACATAATGGATCTTCATCAGCTGCTGTATGGTGAAGGCAAAAAGACTGACCATGATAAAAGTCCGAGTGATAAAGGAAACGAACGGAAATGTGGAAAAACTGTATCTAGTGAGGGTTCAGACCCGTTACTAACAGATAAGTCTGATCCACAAATCACTTTAGAGAAGCTTTATGATAAATCTAGTTCGGAACATCAGGATGCTGAGGCAGCTGTTTCTCTTTCAACAAAGTTAGATGGGAACGACTCTGATGTGGACTCACCTTGTTGGAGAGGAAGCCTGGCTTCTAGACAAACTCCACTTGGAGTTTCAAGGTCTTTGAGTTCACACTCTATTGAAAATGTACAAGAAGCAAGTTATAGTCTGAATCCGCTGGCGCCTCATTTTTTTCCTCGGCCTTCTAAAGCAATTGTTAATTGCTATGCAAATGAATGTGATGCGGATGATTTCTCATCTTTCAAAAACAGTGAATCTGGAGCTGTAGGGGCTGTTAGTTCATTCTCCAAGGAGAATACATCAGTTGATAAAGCAGGATCAAAGTCGTCATTATCGCTTAATGGAATGGGAACTCAAACTTCTAATGACATCCATGAACCAAAAAGAGAATATGCCCTGCTTGATAAATCAGGAAGTTACTCTGCGCTCAGCGAGGGTATATCCAAGTTATTGTCTACAGATTCAAAAACAGATGTTTCAACAGTGCTAAATATGATGCATGATCTGTCAAGTTTTCTTGTACAAAATTGTTCAAATGACGTTTTATTGAATGATCATGACTTGATCCAGCATATAATCAATAACCTATGTATGTGCTTCCAACATAGGGCTGGAGGAAAGACTCCAATGCCTGATTTTACTGTTTCAGGCACTCCATACTTTCCTAATAAGTCAACGGAGATCATCGAGGCGGGG TGCTCGAAGATGGGGTTTCAAGTAACAAAGACAGGGGCTCTTGCTGTTCCACATGAACTTGATCATCAGAATGTGGTTGGTTGTCTTGATATTACTGAGAGAATGTTGAATTCCTTTCCTTCATATAGCAACGTTACTGGGAAGAGCAAAGACATTATTCAG ATGCAGGTCATGGGAAATGCTGTGAGAGACAGTTATTCAACCAAGGACGAGATAGACCCACAAGCTTTAGTATACAAAAAACTGTGGCTCGAGGCTGAAGCAACATTGCGTGCCATGAAGTATGAAAGATGTGTGATGCATGAAATTGGAAATGGGATGGCGCAATCTAAACAAAAATAA
- the LOC112180203 gene encoding uncharacterized protein LOC112180203 isoform X3, with translation MEEDGHGKRVSSSAVSSRLSAKAQPFRLNRFTAQPTWTSSLTSVDPCDSLIKSLSNVNLEEDPLPSALNFGLDSLQGSWFGQHSDSLACTNYAYETLLEQGKPVKKSKLYDENSESVHEKCSYLTMGRETPFTSSSTDPVDAGIFSSSAVNSVATSYEFPMSVMYSASMLQSYSQPELTYTTPAASWNRSNLTMTFGEVGLTKYDPCAANSTASQSPRYDAFLDLGLGSSDTRITFSPLNPILSKNAEVTGSFAVKCNDNSSKYSPPDIMDLHQLLYGEGKKTDHDKSPSDKGNERKCGKTVSSEGSDPLLTDKSDPQITLEKLYDKSSSEHQDAEAAVSLSTKLDGNDSDVDSPCWRGSLASRQTPLGVSRSLSSHSIENVQEASYSLNPLAPHFFPRPSKAIVNCYANECDADDFSSFKNSESGAVGAVSSFSKENTSVDKAGSKSSLSLNGMGTQTSNDIHEPKREYALLDKSGSYSALSEGTPYFPNKSTEIIEAGCSKMGFQVTKTGALAVPHELDHQNVVGCLDITERMLNSFPSYSNVTGKSKDIIQMQVMGNAVRDSYSTKDEIDPQALVYKKLWLEAEATLRAMKYERCVMHEIGNGMAQSKQK, from the exons ATGGAGGAGGATGGTCATGGAAAGAGAGTCTCATCTTCTGCAGTGTCCTCTCGTTTGTCAGCTAAAGCTCAGCCCTTTAGATTGAACCGCTTTACTGCCCAACCCACTTGGACCTCTTCATTGACTTCAGTAGACCCTTGTGATTCCTTGATCAAATCCTTGTCTAATGTCAACTTGGAAGAAGATCCATTACCATCTGCATTGAATTTCGGGTTGGATTCATTACAGGGTTCATGGTTTGGCCAGCACAGTGACAGTTTGGCCTGCACCAATTATGCTTATGAGACCTTGCTTGAACAAG GAAAGCCTGTAAAAAAATCGAAACTCTATGATGAAAACTCTGAAAGTGTTCATGAGAAATGCAGTTATTTAACCATGGGAAGAGAAACGCCATTCACTTCAAGTTCCACAGACCCAGTAGATGCTGGAATTTTCTCTTCTTCAGCAGTAAATTCTGTGGCGACTTCATATGAGTTTCCGATGTCAGTTATGTACTCTGCATCCATGCTTCAGAGTTATTCTCAACCTGAGCTAACGTATACCACACCAGCTGCAAGTTGGAACCGTAGTAATTTGACAATGACTTTTGGTGAGGTTGGTTTGACAAAATATGATCCTTGTGCGGCTAATTCTACAGCTTCCCAGTCACCAAGGTACGATGCTTTTCTGGATCTGGGGCTTGGTTCATCAGATACCAGAATAactttttctcccttgaatCCCATTTTGTCAAAAAATGCTGAGGTTACAGGCAGCTTTGCAGTGAAATGCAATGATAATTCTTCTAAATACAGTCCTCCTGACATAATGGATCTTCATCAGCTGCTGTATGGTGAAGGCAAAAAGACTGACCATGATAAAAGTCCGAGTGATAAAGGAAACGAACGGAAATGTGGAAAAACTGTATCTAGTGAGGGTTCAGACCCGTTACTAACAGATAAGTCTGATCCACAAATCACTTTAGAGAAGCTTTATGATAAATCTAGTTCGGAACATCAGGATGCTGAGGCAGCTGTTTCTCTTTCAACAAAGTTAGATGGGAACGACTCTGATGTGGACTCACCTTGTTGGAGAGGAAGCCTGGCTTCTAGACAAACTCCACTTGGAGTTTCAAGGTCTTTGAGTTCACACTCTATTGAAAATGTACAAGAAGCAAGTTATAGTCTGAATCCGCTGGCGCCTCATTTTTTTCCTCGGCCTTCTAAAGCAATTGTTAATTGCTATGCAAATGAATGTGATGCGGATGATTTCTCATCTTTCAAAAACAGTGAATCTGGAGCTGTAGGGGCTGTTAGTTCATTCTCCAAGGAGAATACATCAGTTGATAAAGCAGGATCAAAGTCGTCATTATCGCTTAATGGAATGGGAACTCAAACTTCTAATGACATCCATGAACCAAAAAGAGAATATGCCCTGCTTGATAAATCAGGAAGTTACTCTGCGCTCAGCGAGG GCACTCCATACTTTCCTAATAAGTCAACGGAGATCATCGAGGCGGGG TGCTCGAAGATGGGGTTTCAAGTAACAAAGACAGGGGCTCTTGCTGTTCCACATGAACTTGATCATCAGAATGTGGTTGGTTGTCTTGATATTACTGAGAGAATGTTGAATTCCTTTCCTTCATATAGCAACGTTACTGGGAAGAGCAAAGACATTATTCAG ATGCAGGTCATGGGAAATGCTGTGAGAGACAGTTATTCAACCAAGGACGAGATAGACCCACAAGCTTTAGTATACAAAAAACTGTGGCTCGAGGCTGAAGCAACATTGCGTGCCATGAAGTATGAAAGATGTGTGATGCATGAAATTGGAAATGGGATGGCGCAATCTAAACAAAAATAA